In a single window of the Actinomycetota bacterium genome:
- a CDS encoding NUDIX hydrolase, which translates to MGVRDGDGWVACACGRPHWGLYGAAGLLLVRRDLAEPHVLLQLRAPWTHGGGTWALPGGAIDSHEDSVTAALREAHEEAGVDATVVEVTEVYCDDHGNWRYDTVIAQTHGDAGAHAANHESEALQWVLLAEVDDFPLHPGLAASWPSLHARVVAVCDG; encoded by the coding sequence ATGGGAGTCCGTGACGGCGACGGTTGGGTGGCATGCGCGTGCGGCCGTCCGCACTGGGGGCTCTACGGCGCGGCCGGGTTGCTGCTGGTGCGCCGTGACCTCGCCGAGCCCCACGTACTGCTCCAGCTACGGGCGCCGTGGACCCACGGCGGAGGCACCTGGGCGCTACCCGGTGGCGCGATCGACTCGCACGAGGATTCCGTCACCGCCGCGCTGCGCGAGGCGCACGAGGAGGCCGGCGTCGACGCCACGGTCGTCGAAGTGACCGAGGTCTACTGCGACGACCACGGCAACTGGCGCTACGACACGGTGATCGCGCAGACCCACGGCGACGCCGGAGCGCACGCCGCGAACCACGAGTCCGAGGCGCTGCAGTGGGTGCTGCTCGCCGAGGTGGACGACTTCCCCCTCCATCCCGGGCTCGCCGCTTCGTGGCCGTCGCTGCACGCGCGCGTCGTGGCCGTGTGCGACGGCTGA
- the hrpA gene encoding ATP-dependent RNA helicase HrpA: MASRTPRPEPSSPTRAAPRRREAVDAILRDGRLRYPATLPITDRRDELLATIGEHQVVIVAGETGSGKSTQLPKLCLELGRGVAGIIGHTQPRRIAARTIGQRVADELGTDLGNEVGYTVRFTDRVGEATLVRVMTDGILLNELHRDRLLRRYDTLIVDEAHERSLNVDFILGYLRQLLPKRPDLKVIVTSATIDTERFAAHFARDGVPAPVVEISGRSYPVELRYRPYGTFDDRDQVQAICDAVVELGHAGPGDVLVFLSGEREIHDTADALRRLDLAHTEVLPLYARLSSVEQHRIFLPHRARRIVLSTNIAETSLTVPGIRYVVDAGTARLSRYSRRLKVQQLPIEPVSQASANQRAGRCGRVAPGICIRLYEEDDFAARPEFTEPEILRTNLASVILQMTAIGLGDVARFPFVEPPDAASVRDGYLLLEELAAIEAADAPRDSGVRRLTAVGRQLARLPIDPRLGRMVVAAEHQGCVREVMVIAAALSIQDPREWPQDSREEAALMHRRFDVAGSDLLSLVALWDYLRERQRELSSNQFRKLCRAEHLNYLRVREWQDVFSQLRQVSGELGIRSGTEAGHPDRVHQAVLTGLLSHVGMRDPVGRDYRGARGGRFAIARGSVLAKQSSRWVMAAELVETNRLWARRVAAIKPEWAEHAGAHLVKRSYGEPWWDARRGAAVTSETVTLFGLAVVAGRTVGYDRVDPVEARAMFVRHALVERDVEGPWVARHRFLAHNLEFVAHVREMEARVRRGDLLDDEALFEFYDSRVPDGVVTIRHFDRWWKRARADRPELLELTDDVVGGAGGVAFRRDDYPDTWVTGEHLELALTYRFDPGGPLDGVSVRIPLTALNQVSADGFDWQIPGYRAELVAALVRTLPKDLRRRLIPLAENTQAAAERLGPPGGRPLVEALAGALDEVVAGAGVDPAAFDPAGVAAHLRMGFVVADDEGKVHDAGFDLAAIKGRLASAARAAIAAAAPLAERRGIVEWDVGELPRVVETSRGDHVVRGYPALLDDGDSVSLRVLTNADLQQQVMRAGVRRLLVLSVAPSVRTVVKRAGSAQQLVRAAREVTLGELTRDCTVAAVDKLMTDHGELPWDEAAFAELQGDVRRGAPDLAAQALVTAAAVVCLAADLRERLDRLVAPSLRQTVADAAAQLRRLVRAGFVQVVGVDRLPDVLRYVRGIEHRLERIAGEVGRDQRRMAEVVPLERRYAEYVRGLGHRPVPPAVVELGWQLEELRIALFAQSLGVRGQVSVRRIDAALREVGA; this comes from the coding sequence ATGGCATCTCGAACCCCTCGCCCCGAACCGTCCTCGCCGACGCGCGCGGCGCCGCGCCGACGCGAAGCTGTCGACGCGATCCTGCGCGACGGCCGTCTGCGGTACCCCGCGACCCTCCCGATCACCGATCGCCGTGACGAGCTGCTCGCAACCATCGGCGAGCACCAGGTGGTGATCGTCGCCGGGGAGACGGGTTCGGGCAAGAGCACCCAGCTGCCGAAGCTGTGCCTGGAGCTCGGCCGCGGGGTGGCCGGGATCATCGGGCACACGCAGCCGAGGCGGATCGCCGCACGCACCATCGGGCAGCGGGTGGCCGACGAGCTCGGCACCGACCTCGGCAACGAGGTGGGTTACACCGTGAGGTTCACCGACCGCGTCGGCGAAGCCACGCTCGTGCGGGTGATGACCGACGGCATCCTGCTGAACGAGCTGCACCGTGACCGCCTGCTGCGCCGGTACGACACGTTGATCGTCGACGAGGCCCACGAGCGGAGCCTGAACGTCGACTTCATCCTCGGCTACCTGAGACAGCTGCTCCCGAAACGTCCCGACCTGAAGGTGATCGTCACCTCGGCGACCATCGACACCGAGCGCTTTGCGGCGCACTTCGCGCGAGACGGCGTACCGGCCCCGGTGGTCGAGATCAGCGGACGGAGCTACCCGGTGGAGTTGCGCTATCGCCCGTACGGCACCTTCGACGACCGCGACCAGGTGCAGGCGATCTGCGACGCGGTGGTCGAGCTGGGTCACGCCGGCCCCGGTGACGTGCTCGTGTTCTTGAGCGGGGAGCGTGAGATCCACGACACCGCCGACGCCTTGCGCCGCCTCGATCTTGCGCACACCGAAGTGCTCCCTCTCTACGCCCGGCTCTCCTCGGTCGAGCAGCACCGCATCTTCTTGCCCCACCGGGCGCGGCGAATCGTGCTCAGCACGAACATCGCGGAGACGTCGTTGACGGTGCCGGGCATCCGCTACGTCGTCGATGCCGGCACGGCGCGCCTCTCGCGCTACAGCCGGCGCCTGAAGGTGCAGCAGCTCCCGATCGAACCGGTGTCGCAGGCGTCGGCGAACCAACGCGCGGGGCGGTGCGGCCGGGTGGCTCCGGGGATCTGCATCAGGCTGTACGAAGAAGACGACTTCGCTGCTCGCCCCGAGTTCACCGAACCCGAGATCCTGCGCACCAACCTCGCGTCGGTGATCCTGCAGATGACCGCGATCGGGCTCGGCGACGTCGCCCGGTTCCCGTTCGTCGAGCCGCCCGATGCCGCGTCGGTGCGCGACGGCTACTTGCTGCTCGAAGAACTGGCGGCGATCGAAGCAGCCGATGCGCCGCGGGACAGCGGGGTGCGCCGGTTGACGGCGGTCGGTCGTCAGCTCGCCCGCTTGCCGATCGACCCGCGACTCGGGCGGATGGTGGTCGCGGCCGAGCACCAGGGCTGTGTGCGCGAGGTGATGGTGATCGCCGCCGCGCTGTCCATCCAGGACCCACGTGAATGGCCGCAGGACTCCCGCGAGGAGGCGGCGCTGATGCACCGCCGGTTCGACGTCGCCGGGTCCGACCTGCTCTCGCTCGTCGCCCTGTGGGACTACCTGCGCGAGCGTCAGCGTGAGCTGAGCTCGAACCAGTTCCGCAAGCTGTGCCGCGCGGAGCACCTCAACTACTTGCGGGTGCGTGAGTGGCAGGACGTGTTCAGCCAGCTCCGCCAGGTATCGGGCGAGTTGGGCATCCGCTCGGGCACCGAGGCCGGCCATCCCGACCGGGTCCACCAGGCCGTGCTCACCGGGCTGCTCTCCCACGTCGGCATGCGCGATCCCGTGGGTCGTGACTACCGCGGCGCGCGTGGCGGGCGGTTCGCGATCGCGCGCGGGTCGGTGCTCGCCAAGCAGTCCAGCCGCTGGGTGATGGCCGCAGAGCTGGTCGAGACGAACCGGCTGTGGGCCCGCCGGGTGGCGGCGATCAAGCCGGAGTGGGCCGAGCACGCCGGCGCCCATCTGGTGAAGCGCTCGTACGGGGAGCCGTGGTGGGACGCCCGGCGGGGGGCGGCGGTGACTTCCGAGACGGTGACGCTGTTCGGCCTGGCGGTGGTCGCCGGACGTACCGTCGGCTACGACCGGGTCGACCCGGTCGAGGCGCGCGCGATGTTCGTGCGCCACGCGCTCGTCGAGCGCGACGTCGAAGGCCCTTGGGTGGCACGGCACAGGTTCTTGGCTCACAACCTGGAGTTCGTCGCTCACGTGCGTGAGATGGAGGCGCGTGTGCGCCGCGGTGACCTGCTCGACGACGAGGCGCTGTTCGAGTTCTACGACAGCCGGGTTCCCGACGGGGTGGTGACGATCCGTCACTTCGACCGCTGGTGGAAGCGGGCTCGTGCGGACCGTCCGGAGCTGTTGGAGCTCACCGACGACGTGGTCGGCGGCGCCGGCGGCGTCGCTTTCCGCCGTGACGACTACCCGGACACCTGGGTCACCGGCGAACACCTCGAGCTGGCGTTGACCTACCGCTTCGACCCGGGCGGGCCGCTCGACGGGGTGAGCGTGCGCATCCCGCTGACGGCGCTGAACCAGGTGAGTGCAGACGGCTTCGACTGGCAGATCCCCGGCTACCGGGCCGAGCTGGTCGCGGCACTCGTGAGGACGCTGCCGAAGGACCTCCGCCGCCGCCTGATCCCGCTCGCCGAGAACACCCAGGCGGCTGCGGAGCGTCTCGGACCCCCAGGTGGGCGCCCCCTCGTCGAAGCCCTTGCCGGCGCGCTCGACGAAGTGGTCGCCGGTGCGGGGGTCGACCCGGCCGCGTTCGACCCGGCCGGCGTGGCCGCTCACCTGCGGATGGGCTTCGTCGTCGCGGACGACGAGGGCAAGGTGCACGATGCCGGCTTCGACCTGGCGGCGATCAAGGGGCGCCTCGCGTCGGCCGCGAGGGCCGCGATCGCCGCGGCGGCCCCACTTGCCGAACGGCGCGGCATCGTCGAGTGGGACGTCGGGGAGCTACCCCGTGTGGTCGAGACCTCTCGCGGCGACCACGTCGTGCGTGGTTACCCGGCGTTGCTCGACGACGGCGACAGCGTGTCGCTCCGCGTGCTGACCAACGCCGATCTGCAGCAGCAGGTGATGCGCGCAGGTGTGCGGCGATTGCTCGTCCTGAGCGTCGCACCGTCGGTGCGCACGGTCGTGAAGCGTGCCGGATCGGCGCAACAGCTCGTCCGGGCGGCGCGCGAAGTGACGCTCGGCGAGCTCACGCGGGACTGCACCGTCGCCGCCGTCGACAAGCTGATGACAGATCACGGCGAGCTGCCGTGGGACGAGGCGGCCTTCGCGGAGCTGCAAGGTGACGTCCGGCGCGGCGCGCCAGATCTCGCCGCGCAGGCGCTGGTGACGGCTGCGGCCGTCGTCTGCCTCGCCGCGGACCTTCGGGAGCGCCTCGACCGGCTGGTCGCGCCGTCACTCCGGCAGACCGTCGCAGACGCCGCGGCACAGCTTCGCCGGCTGGTGCGCGCCGGGTTCGTGCAGGTGGTTGGCGTGGATCGCCTCCCGGACGTGCTCCGCTACGTGCGGGGCATCGAGCACCGTCTGGAGCGGATCGCCGGCGAGGTGGGCCGCGACCAACGGCGCATGGCAGAGGTCGTGCCACTCGAGCGCCGATACGCCGAGTACGTGCGCGGTCTCGGCCACCGTCCGGTACCGCCTGCTGTCGTGGAGCTCGGCTGGCAGCTCGAAGAGCTGCGCATCGCGCTCTTCGCGCAGTCGCTCGGTGTGCGCGGCCAGGTCAGCGTGCGCCGGATCGATGCCGCACTGCGCGAGGTCGGCGCCTAG